The stretch of DNA ttcttttttcaaaacatttgcTTGCATTACCTACTTTTCTTGGTGATCATTTGTGTTTATAATTATATCCTTATTGGTGTCCTGTCCTTGATTGCAGATTGAAGATTTTCCAAAGTCAGTTGTTGGCAATGTAGTAGAAGCATGATCAATAGGAATATTTTGTCCTGAAGACAAAGACACCTTTACATTCTCAGAAGAAATGTCTCCACTCGAGTCTCCATCTGATCTGTAGTCCTCATCAGAGCTTTCAGATGAAGAactgctgctactgctgttACTGTCATCATTTGAAGATCCACTGTTGCTTTTTCCATCTTCTTCCActtctttttccttttgtaCTTTTCTTTTGACTTCATTACTTCCATTCACCTGTTGTTTTTGGATGTGACTCTTCTATCTGAGAAATTCCTTCTGCATTCTGATCTGCATTTTCTGTTATCTGTTCCTTTTCAGAGTCTTTGCTACCAACTGCAAGTCTTTCTTGTTCCATCTCACTTGGAATATTTTCTTGTTCCTGTGTAAACTGTAATATCTTGACATTGCTTTAGAGCGATTTACATATGATTTATGGCACATAAAGTTGTGCCCTTCCGCTCCACATAGTGAACATATAGCTGTGTCCCTACACTCTTTTCCTTTGTGACCAAAGGAACCACATTGCCAACATTTAATCTTCCCACAATTTTAAGCCTGGTGATTTTCCTATTGGGAAATAAAACATCTTGCCACTTGACCTTGATATGACAGTTTACCATTGTGGGGGCCCAAAGATTTGGAGTTAGAATGTGTAATACTGATGTTACAATCTTTCTTAAGTTTCATTTGATAATTCCTGATGCCATACCATAAACCAAACTTGTCGAATGGTTTGACTGCAggtttcaaaatgtcacagaaGTGATGTAAGTATGTTTTAACATCTGAAATTCTCCCCGTCCAAAACTTGACAATAATTGTTTTTACATCAAGGCTTACAGGTGAGAATATCTGAAATTCCTCCCACTTTTTTGGATTACTTTCGTAGATTTCGAGAAAAATATGAATGGTGCATTCATTTCTGAAACACATCTCTCTCCTGTTTGTAAGgcttatgaaaaaataaatatcttcTGCATGAAGCCATTGAGACTGCCATATCAAATCCCCTACAAAATCTCTATTAGGAGGATCACCTAAGCCAGTAAAAGTGATTTTCACCCAGTATTTAACTTGGCATTCATTATGTGTCATGTGAGACACCATAATGGCACAACCGCCAAAGCGGTCACGTTTAATTTCagcaagaggaaaaaaaaacttggaaaGTGCCGCttacaaaaaagagagagaaaaaatagacGTTAGACCGCAAACACCGCAAAGCGCTGCAGTCTACAAACACTTTGTTCTCTCTTTAAGTTATGACTCTTAAAAACCCACTCTTTCCACAGCCTGACATTTTTAGTGGCTTGCTAGTTCTTCAGTCTCCAAACAAGACAAATTTGTGTTTAAGCCTTGCCACCCTTCCCACGGCCTGACATTTTTGGCATCTTTTATAAAGGGCGATTGTTGCAGTAATGGTTGTGTTCAATTCTGCATCCACTCAGTCTTTACAATATAATGTGATGTGGTGTAGCACATTTCATTTGAAGAATGTGTATTATAATACAGCatgatttaacaaattaaatGGGGACTATATGtaatgtgagtgagagaaagtttACTTACAAATCACACATTTACAGCTATGATATTTCcccaaatgttaaaaaaaaacatcacatgATTAATCCTTATAAGGTTCGGAAGAGATTATTACATATTTGTTGTCATTGCGTACACGTGGTCGCGCTAACAgcgaaaaaataaataaataaataagtaaataaagcaATTAAGCCACCATTTTCTTCAACAATTTAGTTTAGACAAAACTTAGATTTATGTACCTCATTATGTACATGTGCACTATATGCACATGCCAAACTATGATCAAATTCCATGTTCAAGATATGCTAAAATTGGACTGTCATTTGTTGCATAACACTTCTATGAATTGTAGTGCCACCCAGGGATGCAGCTGCATCAAAATATAATAATCCATTCATACTCAATAGAATAAACTCTTTTGTAACATTTGGGGAAAGCATCGATGAGTAGTAATTATATCTGTTTGAGTTTTGGAATATGAATCCCTCACAGTGATGTAAGTCATCACATTCTCTTGATAAACATTGAAGTTCAGGTTCTTTGGATTTTCTCCCAGTATCGATTTGAGTCGAATCAACAGAATCCAGATACTAGCTCATACTCAAATAACTTTGTGCACCCCTACATTCAAACTACAAAGTAACTATAATATCTGCAGCCCAGAAGCATCCTGCTCCCCCCTCGAATCCCCTAGTCCGATGAATGAAAAATAGAGTTTTGCTGTTCAGCTGTTTCCAATTCCTCATCCACCAGGCCCTTTCATTATAATAAGATGTGAAATAATTTGTTAGTTGGAACACTCAGTATAAGACAATATGATATTGCACAAAAGACAGGGAACATACATATGAATGGTTTTGGTCATGGAGGGAACTTGGCCGCTATTGTGCTGTGGGATCATTGCAATTTGTTACAGAGGACCTTTTGATCATTTCCCCCTTATTTGTATTGTAATGACCTTTAGTCTACCTGGATTTATCTCAATTTACATCTGGCTTTTGGGGATCAAAGTTGTGTTTGCATATCATTGTTTTTATATAGCCTGTTTATATGTtgatatttgtatttaaatccTAGGCTCAGAAACAGAGTTAATGCAGAGGTGACACAGTATCACAGCTTCACAATATATgatatatgtaaaaatatccaATATAAgtagaaaaaatgtaaatatacaaaataGCAAATTCCAATATAAGTAGAGTCCAAAGCTTTAAAAACATGAGAGGTTATTTCTCATTGAAAATGGAATTGAACAAGTCTCAATAAAaaaattctttctttctttctttctttctttctttctttctttctttctttctttctttgcagTGAATTCTGTGGTCATCTTTGCGGTTATACATCGTACCATACACCATATATGATCATCCATCCCGAAGTTACAATGGTAATGGTATGGTAAAAACAAAGACCACTGTCATGGAAATTATCAACTAATAAGAAATGAGACTGAAAGTGGTCTTTGAGTAACATTTATTGAGAGCAGCTTTGCTTTTCTTTGCTCTGCCCCTCTCTGCTCTGAGACAGAACAAAAAACGTTCTTTCTTAGCTGAGCCACCTATCAGGGAGAAAAAGATAATAGTTTCACACAGGAACCAGCTACATCTCatgcacattaaaataaacaacaacaacaacaacaacaacaaaaaacatccTTGATACCCTGGATGAAGGAGTGTAACTCTTTCAAGCTGCACTCCTATGTACTCCCATCAAATTCCTTTCCTGCAAAAGACTCAATTAGTGAAACAGTCTAAAGACTAATaatgcaacatacatttcataaaacagctcatctttatataaaacaaagacacTTACTAATCATCAGTGATTACTACTAATTACTACTAAAAATTTCCCTTCACACCACTTATCACACTAGCTTAATGTATAAATAGAAGTGAAGAAAATAGTGACACTTGTTAGATTCAAAATTATGAAATGCTTTAGAACATTTTATGAagttatatatgtatatgcatatttacatatttaaaaaaggtATTAAAAGCCAGAGTCTATTATTGTGAAATATAAACTACCAGTTGCCATGTAGATCAGCTTAATAGTGCTGTCTTGagattgctgtcttcacactgctcacataGGGCTAGatgtagccataggtcagtgcttatCTCACtatgttataaataattaagATGAAACATAGGGGCTACTTTCACAGAGAGCTAATGTTTCATTGTCAGCTACAATATGTGATGTAAGTTCTATTGTGAATATGTAACTATGCCTGGATTCTATGCCACCATTGgagaaaaccttaagaagcgtgtaaacatGTCATTTTTGGTCATGTTATCATGACTAAATTTTATGTGTTAACATACACAATTTTCCGCGCCGCGGAGCTTTTCGAAGGATCACGCCAGCGTTCGTCGCCGTTTTCCATCGAATATCGCCACAAATGTGCCGTCTCTTGTAGGAACCGGCGGTGGAGCGACACACTTTTGAGAGCGCCGTGTGAAAAGAAGCGTCCCTGCGGGGCCGTTCCCGATCTCCAATCACACGGGAGAGAATAGTTTAGACGGACGCGTGGTTTGTCAGTCGCCAAATTGTGCCGTTGTTTCTATTTCTGTCTCTAAAAGCCGGGAGAAAACACAAGTCAGAGCGTGTTAGTGAGGCACGGCTGTATAGCTAACGTCAGCTTGAGTCTCCACCATTCTCACGTCCTTTAATATAAATTAGGGCATCTAATGGTTTCAACTCAGTTGGTTCGAAAAGTTACAGAAagtagttttaattaaaaaaaaaatatatatatatatatatatatatatatatatatatatatatatatattccaaatCATGCTCAGGAAATAGGAGTCCTGAGGCTCAAAAGCAAGGAGGATGATGGATGGAAGGCTGGATGGAGATGTCGGGCTTAAAGGTTCTCTGGGTCGTTCCTGGTCCAGCCGGCTGGGCGGGATGGTCTGTGCATCATTTAGCGGGAAGTCTGGAAGCCGAACGGCTGAAGAACTTCAGACTCAAAGTTAACTTTTATACAACGCTGATTTTTTTCACATAGTCAAAAAAACACTAGTCTGAAGACAAAGAAATCTTTGATTAATGAAACAACTTATTGGGTGGTGAATCAATCTCTATAAAAGATCTGTTGATCAACAGTTTTCCATATTTTAAAGTCCAAAATACACACTATCAACCAAAAATAGCCACTTTAAAGCCTTAGGTAGATATTCATTAAAAACGCATTATAAAATACTTTTATCCATTTAATTCGAATTTTATGTCAAGCATTTCCCGACGTTTCTAAATATCCTCAGATATCCTCTGGCAGTAAATGAAAAGATGTTCTATATTTTGCTCTTCATCGCATCTGAGACATGGGCATATTTTAGTGGTGACTTAACAAGTCCATTTAAACACATCTTACAGCCAATTCCACATTACGTTTgtcatattttctgaaatatacttagattggagattttaaacacacatatatttttctctttctttctttctttctttctttctttctttctttctttccacaCAAAAGGAACAATGAGTGGGTTTGATAGCCCTGGTCTGATTGGTTGTTGTGGAGCCGTTGTTTGTAGCCAATAGTAACGCAGTCGGTTTTACTATATGAAGAGCGCTCGGGGGTTGGCGTACTTTATTCTAGTTGAGTTTATCCAACGAGCTGTAAAACGAAAATGAGCGGCAGAGGGAAGACCGGTGGTAAGGCTAGAGCTAAGGCTAAGACTCGCTCATCCCGTGCTGGACTACAGTTTCCTGTTGGTCGTGTGCACAGGCTCCTGCGCAAGGGAAACTATGCTGAGCGCGTTGGCGCTGGCGCCCCGGTCTATTTGGCGGCTGTGCTGGAGTATCTGACCGCTGAGATTCTGGAGTTGGCTGGGAACGCTGCCCGCGACAACAAGAAAACCCGTATCATTCCTCGTCATCTGCAGCTGGCCGTTCGTAACGACGAAGAGCTCAACAAACTGCTCGGAGGAGTGACTATCGCTCAGGGCGGAGTACTGCCCAATATCCAGGCTGTGCTTTTGCCCAAGAAGACGGAAAAGGCTGCCAAGACCAAATAAACTGGACCATTCCAGGAATCTGAAAATACCCAAaggctcttttaagagccacccacatttacaagaaaagtgcagttttttttttttttttaccatatttTTAGTACAACTGATATTTCCATTCTTTCCCCTTTACATATGTAAAAGGTCTAAAATTATGCTAAATTTCACATTTAGTGTTTCATATGTGTTCATAAAAGTTGTTCTGAGCTCCGATGTGACTCACGTGTTCAGTGAGACCTCAGTATGTAGTATAATGTTCCCAATGTATTTATGGTAATGTCCACAATTATAATAAACTatcccagctagcaaaattgtatcggcCCACACTCGGGCCGAATCACGCACGCCGGAACAAAAACACTCGGCCGAATGGGGCACGCGGAGTCGGCATTGTCTCGGCCGTGATGTACGGCCGTAGAGTGGGCCTATAGTTCTGGCCCGAGTCTGGTAAACTCTCGGCcgagtgttgtggctgaggcgCGGCTCAAATGACACGGTTCTAGTCCGGCAAGTCATAACTAAATCGCGATAACCGGACCACGGccgagtttgagccagaagcacgCCATTAGTGATAGACTCGgcccagatctggctcattatcgGTTTTAATAGTTTTTCTCTATACgccgcacgcacacacacaaccctccCTTCCCTTCCCTCAGAAAAGGGTACAATCAGGTTTATGGTGAAAttattgctttattaaataacttacactctcagaaaaaaagtacattattggtcactgaaaggtacaagtgtttaaaagtccagttttgttacataaaggtacattgcattctcttctccggTTGAAGACACGTTTGTAGTATTTCATTATGGAAATctcatataacaaaaaaacataataaaagtcctggagatgaaacagggtgtatgaaatcaacacattttaaaatctacaattataatataatcatgttccctaattaaatgtacaaatatgtacaattgagggtaccaccacaatgacaacataCGAAAACCTTTAAACAATggaaacatacagcaattgcaatgtatacaaatagtacataaaatcaatacatagaaaatatatttgtaactgGCATTGAAAATTGAAATcggcagtgtcatgatttcctaaatccaattaaaaatcaaatactgtttgaaaaaaaaaaaaaaaaaaaaaaaattggttttacaccctaagaactgccatttaaattcagacttttctttaaaaatatactatgctaaggccatataacaatagtacacatttgacacttattcatggcacacatcagtttgatcaacagtttgcaagcctctgctgtgttgtcacgctttgtcaatacctcactgccctcaacaatgatggacATATCAgccatatcctcatctctggcagcctggagaacagggatcttcaggatgtgcagtgtagtgaaagaacactcaagtgtagtcacctcagttgtactccttgttgaattccagctctataattaaacagatAGAgattgttctgttctcttcaatatattttctataaaaatattgaatgaaaaactaaactgcttatgcatgcagattcattaactacagaacttcaaatgtaaaagattatcaggttatagtacaaacggttTTACAAACGATTCTGCTActactgatgctaaagatctcatctaaataaattaaattaacctcctatccACTTTTTTCCCTGCCCACCCGCATTATTCActgccccactagttttcttactgcagtccatctttacgtAATTACatatagaaaatgaattagttcatgttcatagttaattttaaaaattttaactaacttcacagctccaaaaataaactacttcacatgcttttgtttgtttttctctcagtaaataggctTCTACCGTTTTCAATATAACCGATGtctaaaaggggaaaaaaatggcaatcatttaaaaaaaaaaaaaagtgacttaGAAATACTGTACAATAATTTTGAATGCAATAAATTTGAAGGCAAAATTGAATAATtctacaacactatacagcctTCACACTATGACCTGTAGTCTATTCAGCCTCCAATCCCTATGCCACAATCATATTGAAATGCAGTAGCAACAAATGTGCTTAAAATAAGCAACAAACCATTTCATCTAGATTATCAAGAATGGCCTGGacatctcctccaaaggctgcccttctatTCCTGTgcagtttaaggagttttggcacgTGTCCAGTGCACCATgcaactgactcttcaggttgatggcagttattctacgaaactcactgcatatctagagagagagaagagtaaacaatagagaatacagattatcagtcattatgTACAGAGCCTgtacatttctagacaaacactggtTCAGTTGATAATAGTTAAGCAGGGATCCAGACtaaaaccatcccgtcatcccaaggccaaaaaaatagccctcttttgggacgctttcaTGACAAGTGTGGTGtgcgataaaacttgttgcctttaaataacattactgtggttggacaatgctgtacgcttcttggttaataagtaaataagtaaaaaaaaaaaaacaaacaaaaaaaaaaaaaaaaaaagtaaataaataaataatccaaacagctgat from Hoplias malabaricus isolate fHopMal1 chromosome 5, fHopMal1.hap1, whole genome shotgun sequence encodes:
- the LOC136696129 gene encoding histone H2A, encoding MSGRGKTGGKARAKAKTRSSRAGLQFPVGRVHRLLRKGNYAERVGAGAPVYLAAVLEYLTAEILELAGNAARDNKKTRIIPRHLQLAVRNDEELNKLLGGVTIAQGGVLPNIQAVLLPKKTEKAAKTK